The following coding sequences lie in one Flagellimonas eckloniae genomic window:
- a CDS encoding L-threonylcarbamoyladenylate synthase, with translation MTQEINNCIEELKKGNLILYPTDTVWGIGCDATNPDAVKKVYDLKRREDTKALICLVANQAMLERHVEQVPEVAYDIMDLAEKPTTIVFDQPKGIAKNLIEEDNTLAIRVASDKFCQYLINKFGKPIVSTSANISGETTPKQFKEISQEILKGVDYVVNLPEENKNPSPSSIIKLSYDGQVKVIRE, from the coding sequence ATGACCCAAGAAATCAATAACTGCATAGAAGAGCTAAAAAAAGGCAATCTGATCTTATACCCTACGGATACTGTATGGGGAATAGGTTGTGATGCAACCAACCCAGATGCAGTAAAAAAAGTCTATGACCTAAAACGGAGAGAAGACACCAAAGCACTCATTTGCCTTGTAGCAAACCAAGCCATGCTAGAAAGACATGTGGAACAGGTGCCCGAGGTTGCTTATGATATCATGGATTTGGCAGAAAAACCAACAACAATTGTTTTTGATCAACCCAAAGGCATTGCCAAAAACCTTATCGAAGAGGACAACACACTCGCTATTAGAGTTGCATCGGATAAGTTCTGCCAATACTTGATCAATAAATTTGGAAAACCCATCGTGTCTACCTCTGCCAATATATCTGGAGAAACAACACCAAAACAATTCAAAGAGATCAGTCAAGAAATTTTAAAAGGAGTGGACTATGTGGTAAATTTGCCAGAAGAGAACAAAAACCCTTCACCTTCATCCATTATAAAGCTTAGCTACGATGGACAGGTAAAGGTTATTAGGGAATAA
- a CDS encoding glycosyltransferase family 2 protein: protein MAVKNIDISIITINYNSTGYTIRCIESILQNTTKTLNYEVLVVDNASELKDLQTLEQGIKSLNNSRIKLLKSRINTGFGGGNMFGVQHAQGRYYVFLNNDTLLIDDPIHRCYEFMERSTHVAISGPQIYDENHKTTISFDYFTSFAREVFGRELVSFLWKKPKRRFDYKEPIEIDYVNGSFMFTRAEDFNSVGGFDTNIFLYFEESDLCHRLKKIGKPTYFLPSASYLHFQDRSVRKNTTSIAKKIELKTSMFYVIRKNYGYFHYQVLRMVFIFRYGCTSLVKPKYFALFKHILIGLPIGKSLKHQQAIKN, encoded by the coding sequence ATGGCTGTTAAAAATATTGACATATCTATTATCACTATAAACTACAACTCAACTGGGTATACCATCCGATGCATAGAGAGCATACTACAGAATACTACCAAAACATTAAACTATGAAGTTTTAGTGGTCGATAATGCTTCAGAGCTTAAAGACCTTCAAACTCTCGAACAGGGTATCAAAAGTTTAAATAATTCAAGAATAAAACTATTAAAAAGTAGAATTAATACAGGGTTTGGAGGGGGCAACATGTTTGGAGTACAGCACGCCCAGGGCAGATATTATGTCTTTTTGAATAATGACACCTTGTTAATTGATGATCCAATTCATAGATGTTACGAATTTATGGAACGTAGTACTCACGTGGCCATTAGTGGTCCACAAATTTACGATGAAAACCATAAAACCACTATTAGCTTCGATTATTTCACATCATTCGCTAGGGAAGTCTTTGGTCGCGAGTTAGTTTCATTTTTATGGAAAAAACCGAAAAGAAGATTTGATTACAAAGAACCCATTGAGATAGATTACGTAAATGGAAGTTTTATGTTCACAAGAGCGGAAGATTTCAATAGTGTTGGCGGATTTGACACCAATATTTTTCTATATTTTGAAGAAAGTGATCTTTGTCACAGGTTAAAAAAAATCGGAAAGCCAACCTATTTCCTGCCCTCAGCTTCTTACCTACATTTTCAAGATAGGAGTGTTAGGAAAAATACAACCTCTATTGCTAAAAAAATAGAATTAAAAACCTCAATGTTTTATGTTATTCGTAAAAACTATGGTTACTTCCATTATCAGGTGCTCCGCATGGTTTTTATATTTAGGTATGGTTGTACTTCATTGGTAAAACCAAAATACTTTGCTTTATTTAAGCATATTTTAATTGGTTTGCCCATTGGAAAATCCCTAAAGCACCAACAAGCAATTAAAAATTGA
- a CDS encoding glycosyltransferase family 2 protein encodes MKASQVEQPKISVIVSTYNSEEWLKKVLWGFNCQIFKDFEVVIADDGSGPKTKELLKTISKEVFYKIIHVWQEDDGFQKSRILNKAVEACRADYIIMTDGDCIPREDFVEVHYINKEEGYFISGGYYMLPMNISQMITKEDIEEQNCFNINWLKEKGIPKTFKNNKLTASGIISKFLNAFTPTNASWNGHNSSGWKRDIVNVNGFDERMQYGGQDRELGERLFNFGLKSKQLRYSAVCVHLDHKRGYKTPESISKNLAIRKDTKKSRSVWSYYGITK; translated from the coding sequence ATGAAAGCATCACAGGTTGAGCAACCGAAGATTTCAGTAATTGTAAGCACGTACAACTCTGAAGAATGGCTTAAAAAAGTGCTTTGGGGATTTAATTGTCAGATTTTCAAGGATTTTGAAGTAGTAATTGCAGATGATGGTTCGGGTCCCAAGACCAAAGAACTACTAAAGACTATTTCTAAAGAGGTTTTTTACAAGATAATCCATGTTTGGCAGGAGGATGATGGTTTTCAGAAGTCAAGGATATTGAATAAGGCTGTGGAAGCCTGCAGAGCTGACTATATTATAATGACGGATGGAGATTGTATTCCACGTGAAGATTTCGTAGAAGTACACTATATCAATAAAGAAGAAGGATACTTTATTTCTGGTGGGTATTACATGCTTCCTATGAATATTTCCCAAATGATAACCAAAGAGGATATCGAAGAACAAAATTGTTTCAATATTAATTGGTTAAAAGAAAAAGGAATTCCAAAAACTTTTAAAAACAATAAGCTTACGGCCAGTGGTATTATCTCAAAGTTTTTAAATGCATTTACCCCAACCAATGCCAGTTGGAATGGGCACAACTCTTCGGGTTGGAAACGTGACATTGTAAACGTGAATGGTTTTGATGAGCGAATGCAGTATGGAGGACAGGATCGTGAATTGGGAGAGCGTCTGTTTAATTTTGGACTCAAGTCCAAACAATTAAGATATAGTGCCGTTTGTGTGCATCTGGATCATAAAAGAGGGTATAAAACACCAGAGTCCATCTCTAAAAATTTGGCAATACGCAAGGATACAAAAAAAAGCAGATCGGTGTGGAGCTACTATGGCATAACCAAGTAA
- a CDS encoding glycosyltransferase family 2 protein, translating into MSELHTPRQKISALIITYNEMGYIEKCIDSVSFADEIIVVDSFSTDGTYEYLQKRDKVNVIQNPFENFTAQKSFALRQASNDWILFLDADEVVNTKLQEEIVETVNNPKACEAYWFYRKFMFQNTKLNFSGWQTDKNHRLFRKSKARFTDKKIVHETLEVDGNSCILKEKLTHFCYKNYEDYKGKMLHYGRLKAKEAFYKEKHFNYLFMIVKPFWKFFNHYILRLGFLDGKKGIIICYLNALGVLERYRELKRLEKKNQLTYYLVMP; encoded by the coding sequence ATGTCTGAATTGCACACCCCAAGGCAAAAAATATCGGCATTGATTATAACCTACAATGAAATGGGTTATATTGAAAAATGTATTGACTCAGTTTCATTTGCAGATGAAATAATTGTGGTTGATTCCTTCAGTACTGATGGCACTTACGAATATTTGCAAAAGCGCGACAAGGTCAATGTAATTCAAAACCCCTTTGAGAACTTTACCGCCCAGAAATCATTTGCCCTTAGACAAGCTTCTAATGATTGGATACTTTTTTTGGATGCAGATGAGGTTGTAAACACCAAACTTCAGGAGGAAATTGTTGAAACCGTAAACAATCCGAAGGCATGCGAAGCTTACTGGTTTTATCGCAAATTTATGTTTCAAAATACTAAACTAAATTTTAGTGGTTGGCAGACAGACAAAAATCATAGATTGTTTAGAAAAAGTAAGGCTAGATTTACGGACAAAAAGATTGTACATGAAACTCTGGAAGTTGATGGAAATTCTTGCATCCTAAAAGAAAAACTCACCCATTTTTGTTATAAAAATTACGAAGATTATAAAGGAAAGATGCTCCATTATGGAAGGTTAAAAGCAAAAGAAGCTTTTTATAAAGAGAAACATTTCAACTATCTCTTTATGATTGTAAAACCTTTTTGGAAATTTTTCAATCACTATATACTAAGGTTAGGGTTCTTAGATGGTAAAAAAGGAATAATTATCTGCTATCTAAATGCCTTAGGAGTTTTAGAAAGATACCGGGAGCTTAAACGTCTTGAAAAGAAAAATCAGCTTACGTATTACTTGGTTATGCCATAG
- a CDS encoding class I SAM-dependent methyltransferase has translation MKIIGITLLIGIVGFFIGKFIKHKSLYPFMPFKHDFRKRRDTFLKTMELMKRFGAKIIVETGTSREGLRGAKSNGAATIVFGKWTKENGAFMHSVDISEESVKNAQEEVDRQGLEKFVQIHQSDSLAFLENFNEKVDLLYLDSYDYSSDVEVQKKSQKHHLEEFKRIEGQLHDTTIVLIDDCDLPNGGKGKLVIAYMLERGWKILIESYQVLLVRENLILNETS, from the coding sequence ATGAAAATTATCGGAATTACCCTCCTTATTGGTATTGTAGGTTTTTTTATTGGAAAGTTCATAAAGCACAAATCCCTATATCCATTTATGCCCTTCAAACATGATTTTAGAAAAAGACGGGACACTTTTCTTAAAACAATGGAGTTAATGAAAAGGTTTGGGGCAAAGATTATTGTTGAGACTGGAACTTCACGCGAGGGACTTAGGGGAGCCAAAAGTAATGGTGCGGCCACTATAGTTTTTGGCAAATGGACCAAAGAAAATGGGGCTTTCATGCATTCCGTTGATATCAGTGAGGAATCTGTAAAAAATGCACAGGAAGAAGTTGATCGACAAGGATTAGAAAAATTTGTACAAATACATCAGTCAGATTCTCTTGCATTTCTTGAAAATTTTAATGAAAAAGTAGATTTATTATATCTGGATAGCTACGATTATAGCAGCGATGTAGAAGTTCAGAAAAAAAGTCAAAAGCACCATTTGGAAGAGTTCAAAAGAATAGAAGGACAATTACATGATACTACAATTGTTCTTATAGACGATTGCGATCTGCCTAATGGAGGTAAGGGAAAGTTGGTCATTGCATATATGTTAGAGCGGGGATGGAAAATACTGATCGAATCTTATCAGGTGTTACTTGTTCGTGAAAATCTCATCCTCAACGAAACTTCTTAA
- a CDS encoding glycosyltransferase family 9 protein, producing MKKFLVIQQKMIGDVLTSTILCEHLKIHFPESQVHFVINENTQAVVKGNPHIDEVVLFKDRYKKSKLDFYGFLKSIKKENYDVVIDVYCKFESNLISYFSKAAIKISYKKWYSKFIYTHLFTYSNNPDTKLGFAIENRLLLLSPLIQELDEKDLAPKIYLSDSEITQAEKLLKESKVDTTKPVLMIGVMGSDSSKSYPLEYLSQVIDFISKDLDVTFLFNYMPSQKGKVEELISLCSQKSRDAIREDIFCPSLRSFLGLLGQCDGYVGNEGGSSNMSKALGIPNFSIFSPWISKKAWLTFNDDKSNQAVHLSDFNPEILTISKKERKKNALEFYKSLKPQLFEEQLRSFVEDEIFTNK from the coding sequence GTGAAGAAATTTTTGGTGATTCAACAAAAGATGATTGGGGATGTACTGACCAGTACCATCCTTTGTGAACATCTTAAAATCCATTTTCCTGAATCACAGGTGCATTTTGTAATCAATGAAAACACCCAAGCCGTTGTAAAAGGTAATCCACATATTGACGAAGTGGTTCTTTTTAAAGATCGATATAAGAAAAGTAAATTGGACTTCTATGGATTTCTTAAATCAATTAAAAAGGAAAACTACGATGTTGTCATAGATGTGTACTGCAAGTTTGAAAGTAATCTCATTAGCTATTTCTCCAAGGCAGCTATTAAGATTTCCTATAAAAAATGGTATTCAAAATTTATTTACACCCATTTATTTACGTATTCAAACAACCCAGACACCAAATTGGGTTTTGCCATTGAAAATAGACTTTTGTTGTTATCTCCGTTAATCCAAGAATTAGATGAAAAGGATTTGGCCCCAAAAATCTATCTTTCTGATTCGGAAATAACGCAAGCTGAAAAATTACTCAAGGAAAGTAAAGTTGATACCACGAAACCTGTTCTAATGATTGGGGTTATGGGTAGTGATTCCAGCAAAAGCTATCCTCTGGAATATTTGAGTCAAGTAATTGATTTCATTTCCAAAGATCTTGATGTCACATTTTTATTCAACTATATGCCCAGTCAAAAAGGTAAGGTAGAAGAATTGATTTCGTTGTGTTCCCAAAAGTCTAGAGATGCTATAAGGGAAGATATTTTTTGTCCCTCTTTGCGTTCTTTTTTAGGCTTATTAGGGCAATGCGATGGTTATGTGGGAAATGAAGGAGGGTCCAGCAACATGTCTAAGGCACTTGGAATACCCAATTTCTCCATTTTTTCTCCTTGGATATCAAAAAAAGCTTGGCTTACCTTCAATGATGACAAGTCCAACCAAGCTGTGCATTTATCTGATTTTAATCCTGAGATTTTAACTATTTCTAAAAAGGAACGAAAAAAAAATGCGCTGGAATTCTATAAGTCCTTGAAGCCACAGCTTTTTGAGGAACAATTAAGAAGTTTCGTTGAGGATGAGATTTTCACGAACAAGTAA
- a CDS encoding 2,3,4,5-tetrahydropyridine-2,6-dicarboxylate N-succinyltransferase — MTQLKALIEKAWDNRELLKEEETQNAIREVINLIDLGKLRCAEPTEGGWQINEWVKKGVVLYFPIQKMEVLEAGIFEYHDKIPLKRGYKEKGVRVVPHAVARHGAYISKGTILMPSYVNIGAYVDEGTMVDTWATVGSCAQIGKNVHLSGGVGIGGVLEPLQAAPVIIEDNAFIGSRCIVVEGVRVEKEAVLGANVVLTASTKIIDVTGNEPVELKGRVPARSVVIPGSYTKKFAAGEFQVPCALIIGKRKESTDKKTSLNTALREHDVAV; from the coding sequence ATGACACAGCTTAAAGCACTTATAGAAAAGGCTTGGGATAATAGAGAATTGTTAAAGGAAGAGGAAACCCAAAATGCAATTAGGGAAGTAATCAACTTGATAGATTTAGGAAAGTTACGATGTGCAGAGCCTACGGAAGGTGGATGGCAAATAAATGAATGGGTCAAAAAAGGTGTAGTACTTTATTTTCCAATTCAAAAGATGGAGGTGTTGGAAGCTGGCATTTTTGAATATCATGATAAAATTCCATTAAAAAGAGGGTATAAGGAAAAGGGAGTTCGTGTGGTTCCCCATGCAGTGGCTAGACATGGAGCCTATATTTCCAAAGGAACCATTTTAATGCCCAGTTATGTAAATATCGGTGCTTATGTGGATGAAGGAACTATGGTGGATACATGGGCTACCGTGGGTAGTTGTGCACAAATAGGAAAAAATGTCCATCTAAGTGGTGGTGTTGGTATTGGTGGCGTTCTGGAACCGTTGCAGGCTGCTCCTGTAATTATTGAGGATAATGCCTTTATTGGTTCTAGATGTATTGTTGTAGAAGGTGTGCGTGTTGAAAAAGAGGCAGTTTTGGGAGCAAATGTAGTTTTGACCGCTTCTACCAAGATTATTGATGTAACCGGGAACGAACCTGTTGAGTTAAAAGGAAGGGTTCCTGCGAGATCAGTAGTTATTCCAGGCAGTTATACCAAAAAATTTGCAGCTGGAGAATTTCAAGTACCTTGTGCTTTAATAATTGGAAAAAGAAAAGAAAGTACCGACAAGAAAACCTCATTGAACACTGCCCTTAGAGAACATGATGTTGCAGTATAA
- the ruvX gene encoding Holliday junction resolvase RuvX, whose translation MARILALDFGKVRTGIAVTDELQLIASGLTTVGTNDLMTFLSEYLEKETVEKFVVGLPKQMDNTPSESEELIQSFLKKLTTKFPTVQVERQDERFTSKMAFQSMLDSGMKKKKRQNKALVDEISATLILQAYLNRV comes from the coding sequence TTGGCGAGAATTTTGGCTTTGGATTTTGGAAAAGTAAGAACTGGAATAGCGGTTACTGATGAGCTTCAGTTGATAGCTTCTGGGTTAACAACCGTTGGGACAAATGATTTGATGACTTTTCTTTCGGAGTATCTTGAAAAAGAAACCGTGGAAAAGTTTGTAGTGGGGCTTCCCAAACAAATGGACAACACTCCATCGGAATCCGAAGAATTGATACAATCCTTTCTAAAAAAACTGACCACTAAGTTTCCAACGGTTCAGGTGGAGCGCCAAGACGAAAGATTTACTTCCAAAATGGCATTTCAGTCGATGTTGGATAGTGGTATGAAAAAGAAAAAAAGACAAAATAAGGCATTGGTAGATGAAATAAGCGCCACGCTAATTTTGCAAGCATATCTAAATAGAGTTTAA
- the def gene encoding peptide deformylase: MILPIVAYGEPVLRKVAKDISTDYPKLDELIINMWETMYNAHGVGLAAPQIGLPIRLFLVDTTPFSDDEELSKEDQEALNGFKKVFINAKIEEESGNEWDFNEGCLSIPDIREDVKRKPTITISYFDENFKEHTETYDGLLARVIQHEYDHIEGILFTDKLSSLKKRLLKSRLDKISKGKISVDYKMRFPNIKKGR; this comes from the coding sequence ATGATTTTACCCATTGTTGCCTACGGAGAACCTGTTTTGCGGAAAGTAGCCAAAGATATTTCTACAGATTATCCCAAACTGGATGAATTGATCATCAATATGTGGGAGACCATGTACAATGCCCATGGTGTTGGTTTAGCGGCACCACAGATAGGCCTTCCCATCCGTTTGTTTTTAGTGGACACAACCCCTTTTTCTGATGATGAAGAACTAAGTAAAGAAGATCAAGAAGCTTTAAACGGGTTCAAGAAAGTCTTTATCAATGCAAAGATTGAAGAGGAGAGTGGTAATGAATGGGATTTTAATGAGGGTTGTTTGAGTATTCCAGATATAAGGGAAGATGTAAAAAGAAAACCTACAATTACCATTTCCTATTTCGATGAAAATTTTAAAGAACATACCGAAACGTATGATGGACTTTTGGCAAGGGTAATTCAACACGAATACGATCATATTGAAGGAATTCTATTTACCGATAAACTATCATCGCTTAAAAAAAGGCTTTTAAAGAGTAGATTGGATAAGATTTCCAAGGGAAAAATCAGTGTGGATTATAAAATGAGATTTCCCAATATCAAAAAAGGACGTTAA
- a CDS encoding DUF5606 domain-containing protein, translating to MALDKILSIGGKPGLFRLLTQTRSGFVGESLLDGKRVTVGMRSNVSVLSEIAIYTLEEEVPLREVFQKMKDKEGGKKTAISHKAEKIQLEEYFFEVLPNYDEDRVYASDIKKIIQWYNILLDNKITDFSESDDEDAASAPAEEE from the coding sequence ATGGCACTGGACAAGATTTTATCAATTGGTGGTAAACCAGGACTTTTTAGATTATTGACCCAAACAAGGAGTGGTTTTGTGGGTGAATCATTGTTGGATGGAAAGCGCGTTACTGTGGGAATGCGTAGCAATGTAAGCGTATTGTCCGAAATAGCGATTTATACCCTAGAAGAAGAAGTACCGCTAAGAGAGGTCTTTCAAAAAATGAAAGATAAAGAAGGTGGAAAAAAAACGGCCATTAGCCATAAGGCTGAAAAAATTCAGCTGGAAGAATATTTTTTTGAAGTTTTACCCAATTACGATGAAGATAGGGTGTATGCCAGTGACATAAAGAAAATTATACAATGGTATAACATCTTATTGGACAACAAAATCACTGATTTTTCCGAATCTGATGACGAAGACGCAGCTTCCGCCCCCGCTGAGGAAGAATAA
- a CDS encoding family 20 glycosylhydrolase, which produces MKQSVKVLTLFFAIISVASCQWTKKELVFPKTNLSEAPLIPKPLKTIATHSAFGLAENTIIYTSQVDPKFEQVGHFLAEKIKSKTGLGISVNASNGKNSTERFIYINKSDSVELKTSESYQLYIKKDSIFLNAKTAAGAFRGIQTLRQLIPEKSNDTITDYPLWLIPTGKIFDEPKFEYRGTMLDVSRHFFSVDEVKKYLDIIAYYKFNVLHLHLSDDQGWRIEIKSWPKLTEVGGKTEVGGGVGGYYTQEDFKELVAYAAERHITIVPEIDMPGHTNAASVSYPFLNGNGKVVKPYTGTRVGFSTFDAQKDPVYAFLDDVIREIASISPGPYFHIGGDESHVTKKKDYIHFVEKVEKIVQKHGKQMVGWDEIVAAKISPTSIAQHWHTTKNALKGSANGNKIILSPAKKAYLDMKYDSLSKHGLNWSGCIPVDVAYNWNPETYVQGLPKETILGIEAPLWSETISNSAELEYLAFPRAIGYAELGWSTSENCDWEDYRNRLAKQVPFLNRMNINYYPSELIDWE; this is translated from the coding sequence ATGAAACAATCTGTAAAAGTGCTTACTCTTTTTTTTGCTATAATTTCAGTGGCTTCTTGCCAATGGACAAAAAAAGAACTGGTTTTTCCAAAAACCAACCTTTCTGAAGCCCCATTGATTCCAAAGCCCTTAAAAACAATAGCTACACATAGTGCTTTTGGATTAGCCGAAAACACAATTATTTATACCTCACAGGTTGACCCGAAATTTGAACAAGTAGGTCATTTTTTAGCCGAAAAGATAAAATCAAAAACTGGATTAGGGATTTCCGTCAATGCATCTAATGGTAAAAATTCTACAGAACGGTTTATTTACATCAATAAATCTGACAGTGTTGAGTTAAAAACTTCGGAATCTTATCAACTTTATATAAAAAAGGATTCCATTTTTTTAAACGCAAAAACTGCAGCCGGTGCATTCAGGGGAATACAGACCTTGCGTCAGCTTATTCCTGAAAAAAGCAATGATACCATTACTGATTATCCTTTATGGCTCATTCCGACAGGGAAAATATTCGACGAGCCCAAATTTGAGTATCGTGGTACAATGCTAGACGTATCCCGACATTTTTTTAGTGTTGACGAGGTCAAAAAATACTTGGACATTATTGCTTATTATAAATTCAATGTACTTCACTTGCACCTCTCAGATGATCAAGGATGGCGTATTGAGATAAAATCATGGCCTAAACTAACTGAAGTTGGTGGCAAAACCGAAGTAGGTGGTGGAGTTGGAGGTTATTACACTCAAGAAGATTTTAAGGAATTGGTAGCATATGCTGCAGAAAGACATATCACCATTGTTCCAGAAATAGACATGCCCGGTCATACAAACGCAGCATCGGTAAGTTATCCTTTTCTAAATGGCAACGGTAAAGTTGTAAAACCATACACGGGTACCAGAGTTGGTTTCAGCACTTTTGATGCCCAAAAGGATCCTGTTTATGCTTTTTTGGATGATGTTATCCGGGAAATTGCTTCAATATCTCCAGGTCCCTATTTTCATATTGGTGGTGATGAAAGTCATGTAACCAAAAAGAAGGATTATATCCATTTTGTTGAAAAAGTTGAAAAAATCGTTCAAAAACACGGCAAACAAATGGTGGGTTGGGATGAAATTGTAGCGGCAAAAATTAGCCCTACCAGCATTGCACAGCATTGGCACACTACGAAAAATGCATTAAAGGGATCAGCTAACGGCAACAAAATAATCCTCTCTCCAGCTAAAAAAGCGTATTTGGATATGAAATACGATTCACTATCCAAGCATGGACTAAACTGGTCGGGGTGCATTCCTGTTGATGTTGCCTATAATTGGAATCCGGAAACTTATGTTCAAGGTTTGCCAAAGGAGACTATTTTAGGGATTGAAGCTCCACTTTGGTCAGAAACCATTTCAAATAGCGCGGAACTGGAATATTTGGCATTTCCTCGTGCCATAGGATATGCTGAATTAGGTTGGTCAACATCAGAAAACTGTGATTGGGAAGATTATAGGAATCGTTTGGCCAAACAAGTGCCATTCCTAAATCGAATGAACATCAATTATTATCCTTCTGAATTGATTGATTGGGAATAA
- a CDS encoding GDSL-type esterase/lipase family protein translates to MRYLLFLFFLTGLALNAQNVHPFASEVEEIQKRMDSIWVPSEETIVFTGSSSIRMWNDLQERFLDIQIANTGFGGSQAKDLELYQDELILNYNPKKVFIYEGDNDINAKQRPKAILGTFERILDNLHQKNPDLEIVLISAKPSISRWHLRGKYKRFNKKLNKLAAERTKVSYTDVWNIMLNKRKLKKELFIEDGLHMNKKGYDLWYSVLKDSVNTK, encoded by the coding sequence ATGAGATATCTATTGTTTCTTTTTTTTCTAACCGGGTTAGCATTGAATGCTCAAAATGTACACCCTTTCGCCAGCGAGGTTGAAGAAATACAAAAAAGGATGGATTCTATATGGGTTCCTTCAGAAGAAACTATAGTTTTTACAGGAAGTTCCAGCATTCGCATGTGGAATGACCTTCAAGAGCGGTTTCTCGATATTCAAATTGCCAATACAGGTTTTGGTGGCTCACAAGCAAAGGATTTAGAACTTTACCAAGATGAATTGATTCTCAACTATAATCCAAAAAAAGTCTTTATCTACGAAGGTGATAATGATATCAATGCCAAACAAAGACCTAAAGCAATTCTGGGGACATTCGAAAGGATTTTAGATAATCTGCATCAGAAAAATCCAGATTTGGAAATTGTGCTGATTTCGGCAAAACCCAGTATTTCTAGATGGCATTTAAGAGGTAAATACAAACGTTTTAATAAGAAATTGAACAAACTGGCCGCTGAAAGAACAAAAGTATCTTATACCGATGTTTGGAATATAATGCTCAATAAAAGGAAGTTAAAAAAAGAACTTTTTATTGAAGATGGCCTTCATATGAACAAGAAAGGTTACGATCTTTGGTATAGCGTATTGAAAGATAGCGTAAATACAAAATAA